The Cottoperca gobio chromosome 22, fCotGob3.1, whole genome shotgun sequence genome contains a region encoding:
- the colec11 gene encoding collectin-11: protein MIGEKLLLPMILMSVLSLLTLQTSYGQQLAEESCTFQILVPGLKGEPGEKGQKGAPGRPGRLGPSGGIGQIGLKGQKGIMGHYGKVGPSGMKGVKGDMGDPGPTGPNGDPGVPCECTPMRKMIGEMDILVAQLSSELKFIKNAVAGIKETDSKVYLLVKEEKRYSDAEVYCQTRGGHLAMPKDEGANTAIAEYITEAGLTRVYIGINDLHREGVFTYVDLSAMTTFSKWRKGEPNNAYDDEDCAEMVASGEWTDVACLPTMFFVCEFDKDSL, encoded by the exons ATGATAGGAGAAAAGCTGTTGTTGCCCATGATACTGATGTCTGTGCTGAGTTTACTGACACTACAGACATCGTATGGACAGCAGTTGGCAGAGGAGTCCTGCACTTTTCAGATCCTTGTCCCTGGACTCAAAG GAGAACCAGGAGAGAAAGGACAAAAAGGAGCACCGGGGAGACCGGGAAGACTTGGTCCATCTGGAGGGATTG GTCAAATTGGGCTTAAAGGTCAGAAAGGCATAATGGGACATTATGGAAAAGTGGGCCCGAGTGGAATGAAAG GGGTAAAGGGAGACATGGGGGATCCAGGTCCAACGGGCCCTAATGGAGATCCAG GTGTTCCATGTGAGTGCACACCAATGAGAAAGATGATTGGAGAAATGGACATTCTTGTGGCACAGCTCTCCTCTGAACTGAAATTCATTAAAAATG CTGTTGCCGGcataaaagagacagacagtaaggtCTATCTGTtggtgaaggaggagaagcGCTACTCCGACGCTGAGGTCTACTGTCAGACAAGGGGAGGGCACCTGGCTATGCCCAAGGATGAGGGAGCCAACACGGCTATCGCAGAGTACATAACAGAAGCCGGCCTCACCAGAGTCTACATCGGCATTAATGACCTGCATCGTGAGGGTGTCTTCACCTACGTGGATCTCTCTGCCATGACTACGTTCAGCAAATGGAGAAAGGGAGAGCCCAACAACGCTTACGATGATGAGGACTGTGCTGAGATGGTGGCCTCTGGGGAGTGGACTGATGTGGCGTGCCTCCCTACCATGTTTTTCGTTTGTGAATTTGACAAGGACAGTCTCTGA